A single Candidatus Omnitrophota bacterium DNA region contains:
- the lpxK gene encoding tetraacyldisaccharide 4'-kinase: protein MKRYFHNLITGERRVAFGPILRPFLLFASLLFFLAAKVRFFLYKSGVFCCKKLPVPVISVGNITWGGTGKTPLVEAILLWLNAARLSPVLLTRGYGNDEDKMVSSRFPNVFVLSGKRRLRNALNYLKTAHAGVFILDDGFQHLGISRDIDIVTVSAVSPFGNSRLIPAGSLREPISALKRADIIVLTKADLVTDKQLSRISRFVRAASNGALIFYARHVPVSLKISGIREKGLEYIKGKQVICVSALADNRSFVKTVENLGATCVDSFSYIDHHLYTGCDVDRILQASKRRGVDIVLTTEKDWVKLAPLTAKPGIGGIEFTVLRVELKITEEEVFYGRLSALFHS from the coding sequence ATGAAGCGATATTTTCATAATTTGATTACAGGCGAAAGACGTGTCGCGTTTGGGCCTATTTTAAGGCCTTTTCTCTTATTTGCCTCATTGTTATTTTTTCTTGCGGCAAAAGTAAGGTTCTTTTTGTATAAGAGCGGGGTGTTCTGTTGTAAAAAACTGCCTGTTCCGGTCATAAGCGTCGGTAATATTACCTGGGGCGGTACGGGCAAGACGCCGCTTGTTGAGGCAATACTCTTATGGCTTAATGCCGCGCGCTTATCTCCGGTATTATTGACACGCGGTTACGGAAATGATGAAGACAAAATGGTGTCCTCGCGTTTTCCAAACGTGTTTGTATTAAGCGGAAAGCGCAGGCTGCGCAATGCCTTAAATTATCTTAAAACGGCCCATGCCGGCGTTTTTATTCTGGATGATGGTTTTCAGCATCTTGGTATATCAAGAGACATTGATATAGTTACTGTCAGCGCGGTATCGCCTTTTGGAAATAGCCGGCTTATACCTGCCGGAAGCCTGCGAGAGCCTATAAGCGCGCTTAAACGCGCCGATATCATAGTTTTGACAAAGGCAGACCTTGTCACGGATAAACAACTTTCCCGCATAAGCCGCTTCGTTCGGGCCGCATCAAACGGCGCTTTGATATTTTACGCAAGGCATGTACCTGTGTCTTTAAAAATATCCGGCATCCGGGAAAAAGGCCTTGAATATATAAAAGGTAAACAGGTTATCTGCGTTTCGGCATTGGCCGATAACCGGTCTTTTGTGAAAACAGTGGAAAATCTCGGTGCCACATGTGTTGATTCTTTCTCTTATATTGACCATCACTTATATACCGGCTGTGATGTTGACAGGATCTTGCAGGCATCAAAAAGACGCGGTGTTGATATTGTTTTAACAACGGAAAAGGATTGGGTAAAATTGGCCCCATTGACGGCAAAGCCCGGCATAGGCGGCATAGAGTTTACGGTATTAAGGGTGGAGTTGAAAATAACCGAAGAAGAGGTTTTCTATGGGCGGTTATCTGCTTTATTTCATAGCTAA
- a CDS encoding ELM1/GtrOC1 family putative glycosyltransferase, which translates to MGGYLLYFIAKGFALFFRAMPLGLSIAIARMLGICSMFINTKRYRISYANLKAALGHRYGPRQIKKILKNTYANIGQGMMEVFLLPGIDDSYIERYITFENFGIAQDVLARGKGLIFLTAHFGTWEISHAALPYKGLCYKGIARQQKPYILDNLLNSYRQSHGCRILIKGPAIKEALRTLRSNGIVGMLVDQDAGKKGIFTDLFKRPASWHRGVVEIALRSGAGIVPGFAIRQKGPYVKFKLFPALCLKSHLPDEEAIADAMVQYAAVLEDMISAYPDQWLWQHRRWKSTTVRKVIVLNDKKTGHLKQSQKVAEIIRCIWQERGYDPDGIRVDIIDVEFKNGTRKHMLSALANFSSIFCQGCMRCARAALKEASYERLIKSYADIYISCGSSTASVNLLFGRENNAKSIAVMKPASAAVRYFDLVIAPRHDGLRPGKNVVVTDAALSIIRKDKLSLCQSRKLFTPDTGSKGSIGVLMGGDTKNFVMDINKVSEIIESAVRICSERNMDLFVSTSRRTPAHISDYLKKRLSAPAVCKLLVIANEYNPPLAVESILALSDILLVSEESVSMVSEAASSRGYSIVFRQGDYRSKRHNRFLSGLEKAGYIQTAGYKDVYDAVIKALELGLRQNIVDDDSRVKKALEGLI; encoded by the coding sequence ATGGGCGGTTATCTGCTTTATTTCATAGCTAAGGGGTTTGCCTTATTTTTTAGGGCCATGCCTCTGGGCCTTTCAATAGCTATTGCCAGAATGCTGGGCATATGCTCAATGTTTATCAATACCAAGCGTTACAGGATTTCTTATGCCAATCTTAAGGCCGCGCTTGGCCATAGATATGGCCCGCGCCAGATCAAGAAAATTCTAAAGAATACGTATGCCAATATAGGCCAGGGCATGATGGAGGTCTTCCTCCTGCCCGGCATAGATGACTCTTACATAGAGCGTTATATAACATTTGAAAATTTTGGCATAGCTCAAGATGTCCTTGCCCGCGGTAAAGGCCTGATATTCCTTACGGCGCATTTCGGTACATGGGAGATATCCCACGCGGCATTGCCTTATAAAGGGCTGTGCTATAAGGGTATAGCAAGACAGCAAAAACCTTATATTCTTGACAATTTGCTTAATAGCTACAGGCAGTCACATGGTTGCAGGATACTTATAAAAGGCCCCGCGATAAAAGAGGCCTTGAGAACATTGCGTTCTAACGGCATAGTAGGCATGCTTGTTGACCAGGATGCCGGAAAAAAGGGTATATTCACGGATCTGTTTAAAAGGCCTGCTTCATGGCACAGGGGGGTTGTGGAGATAGCTCTAAGGTCAGGCGCGGGTATAGTGCCTGGTTTTGCGATAAGACAAAAAGGCCCCTATGTAAAGTTTAAACTTTTTCCGGCTCTTTGCCTGAAAAGCCATTTGCCTGACGAGGAGGCTATAGCGGATGCCATGGTTCAATACGCGGCCGTGCTTGAAGATATGATAAGCGCCTATCCGGATCAGTGGTTATGGCAGCATAGGCGCTGGAAGTCAACTACTGTGCGTAAAGTTATCGTTCTTAATGATAAAAAAACGGGGCATCTAAAACAGTCGCAGAAGGTGGCAGAAATTATAAGGTGTATATGGCAGGAGAGAGGATATGATCCCGACGGCATAAGGGTGGATATCATTGACGTAGAATTTAAAAACGGCACGCGAAAGCATATGCTTTCCGCCCTGGCTAATTTTTCCAGCATCTTTTGCCAGGGGTGCATGAGGTGTGCCAGAGCCGCGTTAAAAGAGGCCTCTTATGAGCGGCTTATAAAAAGCTATGCTGATATATACATATCGTGCGGGTCCTCTACAGCGTCAGTCAATCTGCTTTTTGGCAGGGAGAATAATGCCAAGTCTATCGCCGTAATGAAGCCAGCTTCCGCCGCGGTAAGATATTTTGACCTTGTAATAGCTCCCAGGCATGACGGCCTAAGGCCAGGGAAAAATGTCGTGGTAACGGACGCGGCCTTGAGCATAATAAGAAAAGACAAATTGTCTTTATGCCAAAGCCGTAAGCTCTTTACCCCGGATACCGGCAGTAAAGGGTCCATAGGTGTCCTTATGGGAGGGGACACTAAAAATTTTGTTATGGATATTAACAAGGTAAGTGAGATTATAGAGTCTGCTGTCAGGATATGCTCCGAACGGAATATGGATTTATTTGTCTCTACATCAAGAAGGACTCCGGCCCATATAAGCGATTATCTTAAGAAAAGGCTTTCTGCGCCGGCGGTATGCAAGCTATTGGTGATAGCAAATGAATACAATCCGCCGCTTGCTGTAGAATCCATACTGGCTTTGTCGGATATCCTGCTTGTTTCAGAGGAATCGGTTTCCATGGTATCAGAGGCCGCTTCATCGCGCGGATATAGCATTGTCTTCAGGCAGGGTGATTACCGCAGTAAAAGGCATAATAGGTTTTTGTCCGGTCTGGAAAAAGCAGGTTATATACAGACAGCAGGATACAAGGACGTTTACGATGCTGTAATAAAGGCGCTTGAGCTTGGCCTTAGGCAGAATATAGTAGATGATGACAGTCGCGTGAAAAAAGCCCTTGAAGGGCTGATTTAG